Within Streptomyces sp. SS1-1, the genomic segment GGGCGAGCTGCACGCCTGAGGAGCCGCCGGGTACGGCGAAAGGGGGCGTACGAGCCGTTCGTACGCCCCCTTTCGCCGTACCCCCTCGTTACGTCTCCCGACGCGCCCGCCGGGTCAGGCCGTCGGCAGCCAGTCGACGCGGCCCGCCAGCAGGGCGTATCCGACGAACGCCCCGATGTCGAGCAGGGTATGGGCGACGACCAGCGGGCCCACCCGCCCCCAGCGCCGGTAGAGGAGGACGAAGACGACGCCCATCACCATGTTGCCGAGGAAGCCGCCGATGCCCTGGTAGAGGTGGTAGGAGCCGCGCAGCACGGAGCTGGCCACCAGCGCGGCGCCGGGCGTCCAGCCCAGCTGCCCCAGCCGCCGCAGCAGATACCCGACGACGATGACCTCTTCCAGGACGGCGTTCTGCGCGGCCGACAGGATCAGCACCGGGTACTTCCACCACACGTCCGGCAGCGCCTCGGGCACCACCGTCAGGTTGAAGCCGAGTTCACGGACGGCGAGGTAGAACGCGATCCCGGTGCTGCCGATCACCGCCGCGATCCCCGCGCCCCGGCCCAGGTCGAACCAGGGCCGCCCGCGGTCGAAGCCGATCGTCCGCATGCTCCGCCCCTCCCGCATGAGGAGGTGCGCGACCAGCGCGACGGGCACCAGCGCGCTGGCGATCCCGAACAGCTGCCAGGCCAGGTCCAGCCAGGGACGCCCGGGCGCCGCCGAGGCGTTGAGCGTGGCCGCCTGGTCCTTGAGGCCGCCCGGCTTCGTCACGGACCCGATGAAACTGATCAGGGCGGACACCCCGCTCGCGCCGAGCGAGAGCGCGAGGACGAGCAGCGTCTCGTCACGGAGGATCCGCCGTGCCGGCCGCTCGCGCGGAAAGGAATCGGCCAGGGGATCTGCCTCGCCCTGCACACCTGCCTCCAGTTGGCTAATCCCGTCTCATCCTGATCGCCGCCCCGCTAGGGTCTCGAAAAAAGCAACGAGGACCGTGCGGGGCCCGCCGTCGGGGGACGGGGTTCCGGTTCCGTACGGGGCGCACCGCCCGCACCGCCCCTCCGCCCGCCGCACGGCGGAGTGCGGCGCGGGAGCGGGCGGGGCGACAGGGAGGGGCACCACCGTCATGGGACGTCACAGCTTGCCCGATCAGTATGGAGCGGGCAGCGGCGACCCCCGTCGGCGCGCCTTCCGTCGCCGGCTGGCGCTGGTGACGGCCGTGGCGCTGACGGTGGCCGGCGGTACGGCCGCCGCGGTCGCGCAGGGCCTGCTCTCCTTCGGCACGTCGTGCCAGGACGACGCGGTACGGCTGAGGCTGCTGGCCGCCCCCGAGGTGGCGCCCGCGCTGCAGACGGCCGCCGAACGTGCCCGGCGTGCCGGTCTCACCTCGGACGGGCGGTGCGTGGCCGTGACCGTGATCGCCCGGGAGCCGCACCAGGTCGCCACGGCGCTGACGGCGGACGAGGACCCCGGCGCCGAGGTGTGGGTGCCGGACTCGCAAGCCTGGGTGCAGCGGCTCACGGCGAACGGCGGCAGCGCCGAGGTCTCCACGATCGGCCATGTCGCCACCTCGCCGGTCGGGGTCGCGATGGCCCCGGCCGCCGCGAAGTCGCTGGGCTGGCCGGACCGGACGTACACCTGGACGGAGCTGGCCGCGGCCACCCTGGGCGGCGGTCCCGTGCGGCTCGGGGCGGCCGACCCTGCGCGGAGCGCGGCCGGGCTGCTCGCGCTGACCCGGGTGAGCGCGGCCGCGGGCGCCGCGAAGGGCGGCGACACCCGCGCGGCGGGCCTGATGAAGGCGCTGTCGGAACGGGTCACCGACGGCGACGGGCAGGTCCTGGAGACGCTGCCGCGCGACACCTCGGACACCGAGTCGGCCAACCCCCGGCGCAACCAGGCGGTGATCCTCAGCGAGCAGGCCGCCTTCCGCTACAACGCGGCCACCGAGGACGCCCGTGACCTGGACTTCTTCTACCCGGAGGACGGGGCGCCGCGGCTCGACTACCCGTACGCGCTGCTCGACCAGACCGGGCTGACGACCGACGAGAGCCGGGCGGCGATCCGGTTCATGAGCTATCTCGACGACCCGGAGCAGCAGCGCCTGCTGGAGCGCCACGGCTTCCGCACGTCCGACGAGCGGGTGCCCGACGGCTTGGTCGAGCGGGCCGGCGGCAGCCCCTCCCAGCCGTACGCGAAGCCCGTGGACCGTCCGGCGACGGGGGTCGCGCTCCAGGAGTCGCTCGGCGTCTGGGAGATCACCGTGCGCAGCGCGCGGATCACCATGGTCGTGGACGCCTCCGCGTCCATGGCGGAGCGGGTGCCTGCGACCGAGCGGTCCCGTATGGACGTCACCAAGGCGTCGCTGCGCCGCGCGCTGGACACATTCACGGCGGACGACGAGATCGGCCTGTGGGACTTCTCCACCGCGCTGGACGGCGCCAAGGACTACCGCGTGCGCGTACCGGCCGGGCGCCTGGGGGACAGCGAGGGCGACGTCACCCAACGCGACCGCCTGGAGACGGCGTTCGGAAAGCTGAAGCCGGTGAAGGACGGCGCGACGGGCCTGTACGACACGACGCTCGCCGCGTACCGGGAGGCGACCAGGTCCTACGCGAAGGGCAGGTTCAACGCGGTGGTCGTCCTCACGGACGGCGTCAACGAGGACCCGGGCAGCGTCTCACGGGCCGGTCTCCTCGCACGGCTGGAGGAACTCGCCGATCCCAAGCGCCCGCTTCCGCTCATCATGATCGCGGTGGGCCCGGACGCCGACCGCGAGGAGGCCGACCGGATCGCGAAGGCCACCGGCGGCTCGGGGCACGAGGTGACGGACCCGGCCCAGATGGAGACGGCCATCCTGAAGGCGATCGTGAAGGCGGCGTCCCCGGACCGGCGGGGCTGACGGCGAACCGCCCGCCCCGCCGGGCGGTCCTCACACCGCCGGCACCGGCTCCGGCAGGCCCACCGGCCAGGTGTGCACGGGCTCGCCGCGGTGCATCAGCTCCCGGTAGCGCCGGGTGGTCGCGGCCAGCGCGGCGTCCCGGCTCAGCCCGGCCTCCAGGGCCCGGTGGAAGGTGGCCGCCTGCCAGGACGCGCCGTTGGTGCGCCGGCGGCAGCGCTCCTCGATGACGCCCAGGTAGAAGTCGCGGTCGGCCGGTTCGACCCCCCACGCGTCCAGCCCGGACGCCGCCAGCGGCAGCAGCTCGTCGCGGACGAGGCTGACGGCGTCGACCTCGGCCATGGCGCCGTGCCGTCCGCGGCGCGGCCAGCGCAGCCGGGCGTCGATGCCGTCCTTGCACGCGGCGTCGAAGTTGGCGGCGGCCGCTTCGAAGGGCATCCGGGTCCAGACGGGCCGCGTCTCCTCGGCGAGGGCGCGGACGACTCCGTAGTAGAAGGCCGCGTTGGCGATGATGTCGGTGACGGTGGGTCCGGCGGGCAGGACGCGGTTCTCCACACGCAGGTGCGGTACGCCGTCGGCGATGTCGTAGACGGGCCGGTTCCAGCGGTAGACGGTGCCGTTGTGCAGGACGAGCTCGGAGAGGGTGGGGGTGCCGCCGGCGTCCAGCACCTCGAGCGGGTCCTCGTCGTCGCAGATCGGCAGCAGGGCTGGGAAGTAGCGCAGGTTCTCCTCGAAGAGGTCGTACGCCGAGGTGATCCAGCGCTCCCCGAACCAGGTGCGCGGCCGTACGCCTTGCGCCTGGAGCTCGGGCGGGCGGGTGTCGGTGGACTGCTGGAACAGGGGCGGGCGGGACTCGCGCCACAGCTCGCGGCCGAAGAGGAACGGCGAGTTGGCGCCGACCGCGATCTGTGCGGCGGCGACCGCCTGGGCGGCGTTCCAGACGTCGGCGAAGCGGCCCGGGGTGACCTGGAGATGCAGCTGCACGGAGGTGCAGGCCGCTTCGGGCGCGATCGACTTCGAGGTGCACGTCAGGCGTTCCACGCCATCGATGTCGAGCGTGAAGTCCTCGCCGCGCGCCGCCACGATCTGCTCGTTGAGGAGCGCGTAGCGGTCCACCTCGGAGAGGTTCGAGGAGACCAGGTCGTCACGGTCGAGGGTCGGCAGAATGCCGATCATCACGATTCCCGCGTCGACCTCTCCCGCTTTTCGGTCGGCATATGCCAGCGACGTACGGAGTTCCTCGCCGAGCTGGTCGAAAACGCGGCCCTCCAGTCGGTGCGGGGCTATGTTGACCTCCAGGTTGAACATCGCGAGTTCCGTCTGGAAGTCCCGGCTGGCGATGCGCTCCAGCACCTGTCCGTTCAACATTTTCGGCATACCGTCGGCGCCGGCGAGATTCAACTCGATCTCCAGCCCCAGCAGATTCCTGGGACGGTCGAACCGCCGCTCCTCCAGCAGCCGCTCCAGCCCCGTCAGGCACTGCCGCAGCTTGTCGCGGTAGTGCTGACGATCGGACAGGTCGAACCGACCTGCCACGACCTTCTCCCCCATCGATGTCCTCCTCGGATGGGCGGGCCGAGGATCGGCCGCCGGTCTCGCGGGTCAGGTGGGATGATGCCCAGCCAAGGCGATCGATAACGTGCCCGCCCGGGCGTGTGGCCCGCTAGTCTGTTCCGATGTGACCGGTGGCACATTCACCGGGCAAGCGGCACAGCGCGGTTTCCGCGGGTTCACGAACTCGTGAAAAACGCCGACGACAATTGGCCGACCGCGCCCCGGACGTTTTTCGAGGTCATCACCACACCTCCGGCCGGCAATGGGGATTTTCTCCCGCATATCGCCGACCGAATGCACCCTTGCCGTGTACACCAGGATCGGCTAGACGAAACATCATCTGAACAGTCGTCGTATAAACTGCGCTATCAGGCAGAGGGTCGGCACCCGCGGTCCCCGTACCTGTCGTCCAGGTGACGTACGGCAGGCCCGACATCCCCCGCGCTTCAGGACCCCGGCTCCCCGGCATCTCTGGCCTCCCCCCGAGCAGACAGCGCTGTCCGCCCTGCCCCGCCCTCGCGCCATCGTGCCTGTCGAATGAGAGGCGACCCACCATGCCGCTGCACGTTCCCCCGGCTCCCGCGCCCGCCCTGCGCTCCGTCCTGACCGCGCTCGGTTCCCCCACCGCCGTCAGCGAGGCCCGAACTCCCTCCCTGCGCGCCGCGCAGGGGCCCACCACGCCCGAACTCCCGCTGCCGGTCCATGTCCTGGACGAGCTCACGCCGGGAGGCCTGTCCGCGACCCGGCTGGCCGGCTGGCGTTTTCTGATCCGGTCCGGCGAACGCGCGGTGGCCGCGGCCGAGACCCGGCTGACCCCCGACGGCTGGACCTTCTCGCACTTCTTCGAGGGCCCCTACATCACGTCGACCGAGCGCGCGCTGCGCCAGGCCGAGACGCTGCCGCAGCCGTACCAGCCGCGTCTGCTGTCGTTCCCCGGCCTCTACATGCTCACCCTGTGGCTGCACGCCGACAGCACCGCCGACGCCGCCTCCGGCCACCCCGACCCCGCGGACGTCCTCATCCCGCTGGCGCCGGCGCCTCCCGGCATCGCCTCCCACGTCCCGCACCGGGTGGCCGACCTGCTGCCCGTCCTCACCCTGCGGGCCACGCCGACCCCGCTGCCACCCCTGCCACCCCTGCTCGGTTCGCCGGCCTGACCGGCCGAGGCGCGAGATCCGAGGCCCGTGCACCCCGTCACCACTCCTGGTGGCGGGGTGCACGGCGTTCGAGGGCCACCCGGGACTAGCCCCATCAGGCCAGGTGAAACCACCCGAAGGGACAGTGCGGTGGGGATGAACCGCCCGCGCGGGTGACGCGTCCTGAACGAGTGAGAAGCGGTGCTGCCAAATCCCTGCGGATTACCGGCCGTAGGGCAACACTGGGTTCCGACCGACTCGACAACGGGGGGCGGCCATGAGCGAAGCTTCACGCCGCGACACAGCCACACCAGCCATCACATCCGTCACGACAGAGCGAAAGATCCCTTCCATGTGCCAGCACCAACCACCGTGCCCGTCAGCCGACTCCGCCGACCGGGAATCCGCCCGACTCGTGGCGCACCACCCGGAGCAGGGCTGGAGCCTGCTGTGCAACGGCGTCCTCCTCTTCGAGGACACCGGTGAACTCCTGCCGGACGGCCAGATCATCGCCCCGCACCGTCCGCTGGGCGCCGCCAGGGTGGTCACCGCCGCGTAGTCCCGCGGTACCGGGCGGCGCCCGCCGTACGCCCGGAGTTCTTCCAGGGGCCGGTCGCAGACTCCGACTGCGAGCCGGCCCCCACGTGTGTCCGGGCATGCTCACGCACGGTAGCGCCCTGAACGCCCAGCCGTCACAAGGAAGTCGGCAGCCGACCGAAAGGGCTCCGCCCCCGGCCGGTACAGCCGGGGGCGGAGCCCTTCACATCAGGGGACGGTCAGCCCTCGTACGCGTCCATCGGCGGGCACGAGCACACCAGGTTCCGGTCGCCGAAGGCCTGGTCGATCCGGCGCACCGGCGGCCAGTACTTGTCGGCGGCCGACACCCCGGCCGGGAACACGGCCTCCTCGCGGCTGTACGCGTGCTCCCACGCGCCGCCGAGCGCACCGGCGGTGTGCGGGGCGTTGCGCAGCGGGTTGTCCTCGGCGGGCCACTCGCCCGAGCCGACCTTCTCGATCTCCGCGCGGATGGCGATCATCGCGTCGCAGAACCGGTCCAGCTCGGTCAGGTCCTCGGACTCGGTCGGCTCGATCATCAGCGTGCCGGCCACCGGGAAGGACATCGTCGGCGCGTGGAAGCCGTAGTCGATGAGGCGCTTGGCCACGTCGTCCACGCTGACGCCGGTCGCCTTGGTCAGCGGCCGCAGGTCGATGATGCACTCGTGCGCGACCAGCCCGCCCGGACCGGTGTACAGCACCGGGTAGTGCGGCTCGAGGCGCTTGGCGATGTAGTTGGCGCTGAGCACGGCCACCTGCGTGGCCCGCTTCAGGCCCTCGCCGCCCATGAGGCGGACGTACGCCCACGAGATGGGCAGGATGCCGGCGGAACCCCAGGGAGCGGCCGAGATCGGGCCGACGCCCGTCTCGGGCCCGGCCGCGGGCTGCAGCGGGTGGTTCGGCAGGTACGGCGCGAGGTGCGCGCGCACGCCGACCGGGCCGACGCCCGGACCGCCGCCGCCGTGCGGGATGCAGAAGGTCTTGTGCAGGTTCAGGTGCGAGACGTCGCCGCCGAAGTGGCCGGGCTTCGCCAGCCCCACCAGCGCGTTGAGGTTGGCGCCGTCGACGTACACCTGGCCGCCGGCCTCGTGCACCTGCGCGCAGATGTCGGCGACGTGCTCCTCGAACACACCGTGCGTGGACGGGTAGGTGATCATCAGCACGGCGAGCTCGTCACGGTGCTTCTCGATCTTCGCCCGCAGGTCCTCGACGTCGATCTCGCCGTCCTCGGCGGTCTTCACGACGACGACCTTCATCCCGGCCATCACGGCGCTGGCGGCGTTCGT encodes:
- a CDS encoding glutamate-cysteine ligase family protein, coding for MGEKVVAGRFDLSDRQHYRDKLRQCLTGLERLLEERRFDRPRNLLGLEIELNLAGADGMPKMLNGQVLERIASRDFQTELAMFNLEVNIAPHRLEGRVFDQLGEELRTSLAYADRKAGEVDAGIVMIGILPTLDRDDLVSSNLSEVDRYALLNEQIVAARGEDFTLDIDGVERLTCTSKSIAPEAACTSVQLHLQVTPGRFADVWNAAQAVAAAQIAVGANSPFLFGRELWRESRPPLFQQSTDTRPPELQAQGVRPRTWFGERWITSAYDLFEENLRYFPALLPICDDEDPLEVLDAGGTPTLSELVLHNGTVYRWNRPVYDIADGVPHLRVENRVLPAGPTVTDIIANAAFYYGVVRALAEETRPVWTRMPFEAAAANFDAACKDGIDARLRWPRRGRHGAMAEVDAVSLVRDELLPLAASGLDAWGVEPADRDFYLGVIEERCRRRTNGASWQAATFHRALEAGLSRDAALAATTRRYRELMHRGEPVHTWPVGLPEPVPAV
- a CDS encoding substrate-binding and VWA domain-containing protein — its product is MGRHSLPDQYGAGSGDPRRRAFRRRLALVTAVALTVAGGTAAAVAQGLLSFGTSCQDDAVRLRLLAAPEVAPALQTAAERARRAGLTSDGRCVAVTVIAREPHQVATALTADEDPGAEVWVPDSQAWVQRLTANGGSAEVSTIGHVATSPVGVAMAPAAAKSLGWPDRTYTWTELAAATLGGGPVRLGAADPARSAAGLLALTRVSAAAGAAKGGDTRAAGLMKALSERVTDGDGQVLETLPRDTSDTESANPRRNQAVILSEQAAFRYNAATEDARDLDFFYPEDGAPRLDYPYALLDQTGLTTDESRAAIRFMSYLDDPEQQRLLERHGFRTSDERVPDGLVERAGGSPSQPYAKPVDRPATGVALQESLGVWEITVRSARITMVVDASASMAERVPATERSRMDVTKASLRRALDTFTADDEIGLWDFSTALDGAKDYRVRVPAGRLGDSEGDVTQRDRLETAFGKLKPVKDGATGLYDTTLAAYREATRSYAKGRFNAVVVLTDGVNEDPGSVSRAGLLARLEELADPKRPLPLIMIAVGPDADREEADRIAKATGGSGHEVTDPAQMETAILKAIVKAASPDRRG
- a CDS encoding CPBP family intramembrane glutamic endopeptidase; translated protein: MQGEADPLADSFPRERPARRILRDETLLVLALSLGASGVSALISFIGSVTKPGGLKDQAATLNASAAPGRPWLDLAWQLFGIASALVPVALVAHLLMREGRSMRTIGFDRGRPWFDLGRGAGIAAVIGSTGIAFYLAVRELGFNLTVVPEALPDVWWKYPVLILSAAQNAVLEEVIVVGYLLRRLGQLGWTPGAALVASSVLRGSYHLYQGIGGFLGNMVMGVVFVLLYRRWGRVGPLVVAHTLLDIGAFVGYALLAGRVDWLPTA
- a CDS encoding DUF5999 family protein, whose amino-acid sequence is MCQHQPPCPSADSADRESARLVAHHPEQGWSLLCNGVLLFEDTGELLPDGQIIAPHRPLGAARVVTAA